The Clostridiaceae bacterium HFYG-1003 genome includes a window with the following:
- a CDS encoding DUF438 domain-containing protein, with product MEKKDKLKQLIQSLHDGMGQNEARAIFKREFGQISGDDLSQAEKQLVAEGMPITEIQRLCDVHASVFEDSITFLKKPEKGSLPLDQTPGHPAFVFRKENDGIERFLAETFLPALNQFAESGDRAALTDAGQRLAKISQHYKRKENLFFPFLEREGVTAPPKVMWGVDDEIRDTIRNLNGMVEDGGREDIIALANQAVTDVRSMISKENNILMPMMLDKFTNEDWQLIGRDSSEIGYVFTGDAEGAAPSDAVTWYQAQTGDDSNVNVATDGEIKLPSGFFSTRELEAVLNTLPSDVTFVGADGKVHYFSEGKTRVFPRTRSIIGRDVENCHPPKSLHVVEKLIEDFKSGKKEEESFWIQKGGMFILIRYYAVRDKEGTYLGVVEVTEEISGLRSLEGSKTLLSE from the coding sequence ATGGAAAAGAAAGATAAACTGAAGCAATTGATCCAGAGTCTCCATGACGGAATGGGGCAGAACGAAGCCCGGGCCATTTTCAAGCGCGAATTCGGCCAGATCAGCGGCGATGATCTGTCTCAGGCAGAAAAGCAGCTGGTCGCGGAAGGCATGCCGATTACGGAAATCCAGCGTCTGTGCGATGTCCATGCCTCCGTCTTTGAGGACAGCATCACGTTTCTGAAAAAGCCCGAGAAGGGATCCCTGCCGCTGGATCAGACCCCGGGTCATCCGGCCTTTGTCTTCCGCAAGGAAAATGACGGCATTGAGCGATTCCTGGCTGAAACGTTCCTGCCGGCTCTGAATCAGTTCGCTGAATCAGGAGACCGCGCCGCTCTGACCGATGCCGGTCAGCGTCTGGCCAAGATCTCCCAGCACTACAAGCGCAAGGAAAACCTCTTCTTCCCCTTCCTGGAACGCGAAGGTGTTACCGCTCCCCCGAAAGTCATGTGGGGGGTGGATGATGAAATCCGCGACACCATCCGGAACCTGAATGGAATGGTCGAAGACGGCGGCCGCGAGGACATCATCGCCCTGGCCAACCAGGCAGTAACCGATGTCCGCAGCATGATCAGCAAGGAGAACAACATTCTCATGCCAATGATGCTTGATAAATTTACGAATGAGGACTGGCAGCTGATTGGCCGGGATTCCTCCGAAATTGGCTATGTGTTCACCGGCGATGCCGAAGGCGCTGCGCCCTCCGACGCCGTGACCTGGTACCAGGCCCAGACCGGAGACGACTCCAACGTGAACGTGGCCACTGACGGCGAGATCAAGCTCCCCTCCGGGTTCTTCAGCACCCGGGAACTGGAAGCCGTTCTCAATACCCTGCCCAGTGATGTAACCTTCGTCGGGGCAGACGGCAAAGTCCATTACTTCTCCGAAGGCAAGACCCGGGTGTTCCCCCGCACTCGTTCCATCATCGGCCGGGATGTGGAGAACTGCCATCCGCCCAAGAGCCTCCATGTAGTGGAAAAGCTCATCGAAGATTTTAAATCAGGCAAAAAGGAAGAAGAGAGCTTTTGGATCCAGAAGGGCGGCATGTTCATCCTGATCCGTTACTACGCCGTCCGCGACAAAGAAGGCACCTACCTGGGCGTCGTCGAAGTCACCGAAGAAATCTCCGGTCTGCGTTCCCTGGAAGGATCCAAGACGCTGCTGAGCGAATAG
- a CDS encoding ABC transporter permease, translating to MTLFKYFLKLAWRQKYVILLYLLLFVVISLLNSGASRPQSGAFSESRPSIKVIQKDSGPLAERLAQYLKTQGREDVSHITEDQAEEAIFKGAATSVVIIPETFTKNFLAGTTSLTVYTDDTQMSAVLLRQKIQQYLMFLKADQTFHGTADPARVEAALAVRANVVLDHPETAGNGDSWFRYYFNFMTYILVAIFIMVFSNIMNEFNEDNLKRRNAIVPFSSTRFQGAMVLGQLLIAFGITALFLIIGAVIRPQEAGSLNWPGHIANASAFTLAALAMAFLVNALTRNRFIQSALATVLSLALSFISGVMVPQEFLSSSVVTLSKFFPSYYYVRATDQILQNASYLPQIGIQLLFALFFLVLGLTAIRIRQGEDLLFKKNQTPLRPTAS from the coding sequence CGTCATCCTGCTCTATCTGCTTCTGTTCGTAGTGATCTCGCTCCTGAACTCCGGAGCCAGCCGACCCCAGAGCGGCGCTTTCTCCGAAAGCAGGCCCTCGATCAAGGTTATTCAGAAGGATTCCGGTCCGCTGGCAGAACGCCTGGCGCAATACCTGAAGACCCAGGGACGGGAGGATGTCAGCCACATAACGGAAGATCAGGCCGAAGAGGCTATTTTCAAGGGAGCCGCTACCAGCGTCGTCATTATCCCGGAAACTTTTACCAAGAATTTTCTCGCGGGAACAACCAGCCTGACGGTCTATACCGACGATACCCAGATGAGCGCCGTACTCCTGCGGCAGAAGATCCAGCAGTATCTGATGTTCCTCAAGGCCGATCAAACCTTTCACGGAACAGCCGACCCCGCGCGGGTCGAAGCTGCCCTGGCCGTGCGGGCCAATGTGGTTCTGGATCATCCGGAAACAGCCGGCAATGGAGACAGCTGGTTCCGCTACTACTTCAATTTCATGACCTACATCCTCGTCGCCATCTTCATCATGGTCTTTTCCAACATCATGAATGAATTCAACGAAGACAACCTGAAGCGGCGCAATGCCATCGTCCCGTTCAGCTCCACCCGCTTTCAGGGTGCGATGGTGCTGGGACAGCTCCTCATTGCCTTTGGCATCACAGCCCTGTTCCTCATCATCGGTGCCGTCATCCGCCCGCAGGAAGCCGGATCCCTGAACTGGCCCGGTCACATCGCCAACGCCTCCGCCTTCACACTGGCGGCACTGGCAATGGCCTTCCTGGTCAACGCCCTGACCCGCAACCGCTTCATCCAGTCGGCACTGGCCACCGTTCTCTCTCTGGCCCTGTCCTTCATCTCCGGCGTCATGGTGCCTCAGGAGTTCCTTTCCTCCTCAGTGGTCACACTGTCCAAGTTCTTCCCCAGCTACTACTATGTCCGGGCCACTGATCAGATCCTGCAGAACGCCTCCTACCTCCCTCAGATCGGCATTCAGCTCCTGTTCGCCCTCTTCTTCCTGGTTCTCGGCCTTACCGCCATCCGCATCCGTCAGGGCGAAGATCTCCTGTTCAAAAAAAATCAGACTCCGCTCCGACCGACCGCTTCTTAA